In a genomic window of Streptomyces pristinaespiralis:
- a CDS encoding helix-turn-helix domain-containing protein yields the protein MSDDYLVRIGKLIRDARQHRGWTQTQLAEALGTSQSAVNRIERGNQNISLEMIARIGEALDSEIVSLGYAGPMHLRVVGGRRLSGSIDVKTSKNACVALLCGSLLNKGRTVLRRVARIEEVYRLLEVLGSIGVRTRWINDGHDLEIVPPAGFDMDSMDVEAARRTRSIIMFLGPLLHRMDNFRLPYAGGCDLGTRTIEPHMIALRRFGLDITATEGIYHAVVDRSVSPGRPIVLTERGDTVTENALLAAARYDGVTVIRNASSNYMVQDLCFFLEALGVKVEGVGTTTLTVHGVPNIDVDVDYSPSEDPVEAMSLLAAAVVTESELTIRRVPIEFLEIELSVLEEMGLDHDRTPEYAADNGRTRLVDLTVRPSKLEAPIDKIHPMPFPGLNIDNVPFFAAIAAVAQGQTLIHDWVYDNRAIYLTDLNRLGGRLQLLDPHRVLVEGPTRWRAAEMMCPPALRPAVVVLLAMMAAEGTSVLRNVYVINRGYEDLAERLNSVGAQIEIFRDI from the coding sequence ATGTCAGACGACTACCTCGTACGTATCGGCAAGCTCATCCGTGACGCCCGGCAACATCGTGGCTGGACACAGACGCAGCTCGCCGAAGCACTCGGCACCAGCCAGAGCGCGGTGAACCGCATCGAGCGCGGCAACCAGAACATCAGCCTTGAGATGATCGCGCGCATCGGCGAAGCGCTCGACAGCGAAATCGTCTCTCTCGGTTATGCCGGCCCGATGCATCTGCGCGTGGTCGGCGGGCGCCGGCTCTCCGGCTCCATCGACGTCAAGACGAGCAAGAACGCCTGCGTGGCACTGCTCTGCGGTTCCCTGCTGAACAAGGGCCGCACGGTGCTGCGCCGCGTCGCCCGGATCGAAGAGGTCTACCGGCTGCTGGAGGTCCTGGGCTCCATCGGGGTACGGACCCGTTGGATCAACGACGGACACGACCTGGAGATCGTTCCGCCGGCCGGCTTCGACATGGACTCGATGGACGTGGAGGCCGCCCGCCGGACCCGGTCCATCATCATGTTCCTCGGTCCCCTGCTGCACCGGATGGACAACTTCCGCCTGCCGTACGCCGGCGGCTGCGACCTCGGGACGCGGACCATCGAGCCGCACATGATCGCCCTGCGCCGCTTCGGCCTGGACATCACGGCGACGGAGGGCATCTACCACGCGGTGGTGGACCGCTCCGTCTCCCCGGGGCGTCCCATCGTGCTGACCGAGCGCGGTGACACCGTGACCGAGAACGCGCTGCTGGCGGCCGCCCGGTACGACGGCGTCACCGTCATCCGCAACGCGTCCTCCAACTACATGGTCCAGGACCTGTGCTTCTTCCTGGAGGCGCTCGGCGTCAAGGTCGAGGGCGTCGGCACGACGACACTGACCGTGCACGGCGTCCCGAACATCGACGTCGACGTCGACTACTCCCCCTCCGAGGACCCGGTCGAGGCGATGAGCCTGCTGGCCGCCGCCGTCGTGACCGAGTCCGAGCTGACGATCCGCCGGGTGCCGATCGAGTTCCTCGAGATCGAGCTCTCGGTGCTCGAGGAGATGGGCCTCGACCACGACCGCACCCCCGAGTACGCCGCGGACAACGGGCGCACCCGGCTGGTGGACCTGACCGTGCGGCCCTCCAAGCTCGAGGCGCCCATCGACAAGATCCACCCGATGCCGTTCCCCGGCCTGAACATCGACAACGTGCCGTTCTTCGCGGCGATCGCCGCCGTGGCCCAGGGCCAGACCCTGATCCACGACTGGGTCTACGACAACCGGGCCATCTACCTGACGGACCTCAACCGCCTCGGCGGCCGGCTCCAACTCCTCGACCCGCACCGCGTCCTGGTGGAGGGCCCGACCCGCTGGCGCGCCGCCGAGATGATGTGCCCGCCCGCGCTGCGCCCGGCGGTGGTGGTCCTTCTCGCGATGATGGCCGCCGAGGGCACGTCGGTGCTGCGCAACGTCTACGTGATCAACCGCGGCTACGAGGACCTGGCCGAGCGGCTGAACTCGGTGGGGGCGCAGATCGAGATCTTCCGCGACATCTGA
- a CDS encoding SDR family oxidoreductase, with translation MKFAVIGGTGLIGSQVVDHLNAAGHEAVPHALSTGVDVISGQGLDEAVAGADVVVNLTNSPTFDEASPAFFRTSMENLLAAAEKGGVRHFVILSIVGVDQVPELDYYRAKVLQEDILKAGPIPYSIVRATQFMEFIDAVMSWTADGDTVRLPATPIQPIASKDVARAVAEVAAGAPLQGVHNIAGPEIFALDELGRITLAHHADGRTVVTDPAAGMFGTVKGDVLTDKDAHLAPTRYADWLS, from the coding sequence ATGAAGTTCGCGGTCATCGGCGGTACCGGGCTCATCGGGTCCCAGGTCGTCGACCATCTGAACGCCGCCGGCCACGAAGCGGTGCCGCACGCACTGTCCACCGGGGTCGATGTCATCAGCGGCCAGGGACTGGACGAGGCGGTGGCGGGGGCGGACGTCGTCGTCAACCTCACCAACTCACCGACCTTCGACGAAGCCTCCCCGGCCTTCTTCAGGACCTCGATGGAGAACCTTCTGGCCGCGGCGGAGAAGGGCGGCGTCCGTCACTTCGTCATCCTGTCGATCGTCGGGGTGGACCAGGTGCCCGAGCTCGACTACTACCGGGCCAAGGTGCTCCAGGAGGACATCCTCAAGGCCGGACCGATCCCCTACTCGATCGTCCGCGCGACCCAGTTCATGGAGTTCATCGACGCGGTCATGTCCTGGACCGCCGACGGCGACACCGTCCGGCTGCCCGCCACGCCGATCCAGCCGATCGCCTCCAAGGACGTGGCCCGCGCGGTGGCGGAGGTCGCCGCGGGCGCCCCGCTGCAGGGCGTGCACAACATCGCCGGCCCCGAGATCTTCGCCCTGGACGAGCTGGGCCGGATCACCCTGGCCCACCACGCCGACGGCCGCACCGTCGTCACCGACCCCGCCGCCGGCATGTTCGGCACCGTCAAGGGTGACGTCCTCACCGACAAGGACGCCCACCTCGCGCCCACCCGCTACGCCGACTGGCTCTCCTGA
- a CDS encoding beta-L-arabinofuranosidase domain-containing protein, which yields MSSPFGRRQFLAGASLVGALPLLGSSAGTASAASLVTAAGPGPAAPATPSMWTAQPFPLGDAALGAGLFADKRSLVLDFGRSYDVHRLLQVFRANAGLSTRGAVAPGGWEGLDGEARGNLRGHFTGHFLSMLSQAYVSTREQVFADKIGTMVDGLAECREALRRDPAVLSVPGRFTTAAENPRGSYQFVDLPATVLGGASDLTIAVWVRPAHSANWARVWDFGDGTDRYLYLAQSDAAGVPRFAITTAGAAQEQGIDGTAPLPLNRWSHVAVTLRGSVGTLHVDGVAVGTRSGMTLNPAVLGQLANNWLGRSNYAFDPVYAGAFCGLDIWSRALTPTELSELQGRPAHECAAGAGDVASYPLEETAGGSFADAGDRNGPAVLRRTWGRPTHPGFLAAYPETQFITLESMTSPDYTVVWAPYYTAHKILKGLLDAHLSTGDVRALDLASGMCDWMHSRLALLPSATRRRMWGLFSSGEYGGMVEAVVDVHSLTGRAEHLELARMFDLDPLIDACAENRDVLSGLHANQHIPIFTGLIRLHDATGEERYLTAARNFWDMVVPTRMYGIGGTSTGEFWRDAGVIAGTLGDTTAETCCAHNMLKLSRLLFLHEQDPKYADHYERTLFNQILGSKQDLADAELPLMTYFIGLAPGAVRDFTPKQGTTCCEGTGIESATKYQDSVYFRTRDGSGLYVNLYMASTLDWTDRGVRVTQTTRFPYEQGSTLRIAGSGTFDLHLRVPHWADAGFFVRVNGRAHHGGAAPGSYLTVSRAWRDGDTVEISMPFTLRTEPALDDHDVQCLMYGPVHLVARHEQREFLRFGLFPSASLSGDLVQALTPVPGRPLHFLLDGVGIAPFFEGTTHAYHAYFRREEPRIVFAGLDSGVENPRRSDGTSFLDEVWAAAPFASQAAFRRHVGSVTARWVGDTLMTESQRRRVEETARRARFA from the coding sequence ATGTCCTCACCGTTCGGCCGCCGCCAATTCCTCGCCGGCGCGTCCCTGGTCGGCGCACTGCCCCTGCTGGGGTCCTCGGCCGGGACGGCGTCCGCGGCCTCGCTGGTGACGGCGGCCGGTCCCGGTCCCGCTGCGCCGGCCACCCCATCGATGTGGACGGCACAACCCTTCCCTCTCGGTGACGCGGCGCTCGGCGCCGGCCTGTTCGCGGACAAACGGTCGCTCGTGCTCGACTTCGGGCGGAGCTACGACGTCCACCGGCTGCTCCAGGTGTTCCGGGCGAACGCGGGACTGTCGACACGCGGCGCCGTCGCGCCCGGCGGCTGGGAGGGACTCGACGGTGAGGCACGCGGCAATCTGCGCGGCCACTTCACCGGGCACTTCCTCTCGATGCTGTCCCAGGCGTATGTCAGCACCAGGGAGCAGGTGTTCGCCGACAAGATCGGCACGATGGTGGACGGACTCGCCGAGTGCCGCGAGGCGCTGCGCCGCGACCCCGCGGTGCTCAGCGTTCCGGGGCGGTTCACCACCGCGGCCGAGAACCCCCGGGGGTCCTACCAGTTCGTGGACCTCCCCGCGACCGTGCTGGGCGGAGCGTCCGACCTCACGATCGCCGTATGGGTCAGGCCGGCCCACTCCGCGAACTGGGCCCGCGTCTGGGACTTCGGAGACGGCACCGACCGCTACCTCTACCTGGCGCAGAGCGATGCCGCCGGTGTCCCGCGTTTCGCGATCACCACCGCAGGCGCCGCCCAGGAGCAGGGCATCGACGGCACCGCCCCGCTGCCCCTGAACCGGTGGAGCCACGTCGCCGTCACCCTCAGGGGATCGGTCGGCACGCTCCACGTCGACGGCGTCGCCGTCGGTACGCGCAGCGGTATGACGCTGAACCCCGCCGTCCTCGGGCAGCTCGCCAACAACTGGCTCGGGCGCTCGAACTACGCCTTTGACCCCGTGTACGCCGGAGCCTTCTGCGGGCTCGACATCTGGTCCCGCGCCCTGACGCCGACGGAGCTCTCGGAACTTCAGGGCCGGCCGGCGCACGAGTGCGCGGCGGGCGCGGGGGACGTGGCGTCGTACCCGCTGGAGGAGACCGCGGGCGGCAGCTTCGCCGACGCGGGTGACCGCAACGGCCCCGCCGTGCTGCGCCGCACCTGGGGCCGCCCGACGCACCCGGGCTTTCTCGCGGCCTATCCCGAGACCCAGTTCATCACGCTGGAGAGCATGACCTCCCCGGACTACACGGTCGTATGGGCGCCGTACTACACCGCGCACAAGATCCTCAAGGGACTGCTGGACGCCCACCTGAGCACCGGCGACGTTCGCGCGCTCGACCTCGCCTCGGGCATGTGCGACTGGATGCACTCCCGGCTGGCCCTGCTCCCCTCCGCCACACGCCGGCGGATGTGGGGCCTCTTCTCCAGCGGGGAGTACGGCGGAATGGTCGAGGCGGTCGTCGACGTCCACTCCCTCACCGGCAGGGCCGAACACCTCGAGCTGGCCCGGATGTTCGACCTGGACCCGCTCATCGACGCCTGTGCGGAGAACCGCGACGTGCTCAGCGGGCTGCACGCCAACCAGCACATCCCGATCTTCACCGGCCTGATCCGGCTCCACGACGCCACCGGCGAGGAGCGTTACCTGACAGCCGCCCGCAACTTCTGGGACATGGTCGTCCCGACCCGGATGTACGGCATCGGCGGCACCAGCACCGGCGAGTTCTGGCGTGACGCCGGGGTCATCGCGGGAACGCTCGGCGACACCACCGCGGAGACGTGCTGCGCGCACAACATGCTGAAGCTGAGCCGGCTGCTGTTCCTCCACGAGCAGGACCCCAAGTACGCGGACCACTACGAGCGGACGCTGTTCAACCAGATCCTCGGCTCCAAGCAGGACCTGGCCGACGCCGAACTGCCGCTCATGACGTACTTCATCGGCCTCGCGCCCGGCGCGGTCCGGGACTTCACGCCGAAGCAGGGAACGACCTGCTGCGAGGGCACCGGCATCGAGAGCGCGACGAAGTACCAGGACTCGGTCTACTTCCGTACCCGCGACGGCTCGGGCCTCTACGTGAACCTGTACATGGCATCCACGCTGGACTGGACCGACCGCGGCGTGCGGGTGACGCAGACGACCCGGTTCCCGTACGAGCAGGGCTCGACGCTCCGGATCGCGGGATCAGGGACGTTCGACCTGCACCTGCGGGTGCCGCACTGGGCGGACGCCGGCTTCTTTGTACGCGTGAACGGCCGTGCGCACCACGGCGGAGCGGCGCCGGGCAGCTACCTGACCGTCTCCCGCGCCTGGCGCGACGGAGACACCGTCGAGATCTCGATGCCCTTCACCCTGCGGACCGAACCGGCGCTGGACGACCACGACGTGCAGTGCCTGATGTACGGGCCCGTGCACCTGGTGGCGCGGCACGAGCAGCGTGAGTTCCTGAGGTTCGGTCTCTTCCCCTCGGCGTCGCTGTCGGGCGACCTGGTGCAGGCACTCACACCCGTGCCGGGCCGGCCGCTGCACTTCCTGCTCGACGGGGTCGGGATCGCCCCGTTCTTCGAGGGCACGACGCACGCCTACCACGCGTACTTCCGGCGGGAGGAGCCGCGCATCGTCTTCGCCGGTCTCGACTCGGGCGTCGAGAACCCCCGGCGGAGCGACGGCACGTCCTTCCTCGACGAGGTGTGGGCCGCCGCCCCCTTCGCCTCCCAGGCGGCATTCCGCAGGCACGTCGGCTCGGTGACGGCCCGCTGGGTCGGCGACACCCTGATGACGGAGTCCCAGCGCCGACGCGTCGAGGAAACGGCCCGGCGGGCCCGGTTCGCGTAA
- a CDS encoding RrF2 family transcriptional regulator, with the protein MSGGVEWALHCCVVLTSVEEPVPATRLAELHDVSASYLAKQLQALSRAGLVRSVQGKAGGYVLTREPASITVLDVVEAVDGPGQAFTCTEIRQRGPLATPAESCTAPCAIARAMAGADAAWRAALRAVSIADLVQGVGSDYGPGALAGIKQWLTASDA; encoded by the coding sequence ATGTCCGGCGGAGTCGAGTGGGCCCTGCATTGCTGCGTCGTGCTCACATCGGTCGAGGAGCCCGTCCCGGCGACCCGGCTGGCGGAGCTGCACGACGTCTCGGCGAGCTATCTGGCCAAGCAGCTGCAGGCCCTGTCGCGCGCGGGGCTCGTGCGTTCGGTGCAGGGCAAGGCGGGCGGGTACGTGCTCACCAGGGAACCCGCCTCGATCACCGTGCTCGACGTGGTCGAGGCGGTCGACGGTCCCGGCCAGGCCTTCACCTGCACGGAGATCCGCCAGAGGGGCCCGCTGGCCACCCCGGCCGAGTCGTGCACGGCGCCCTGCGCGATCGCCCGCGCGATGGCCGGGGCGGACGCGGCATGGCGAGCGGCACTGCGCGCCGTCTCGATCGCTGATCTGGTCCAGGGTGTCGGATCGGACTACGGCCCCGGCGCGCTGGCCGGCATCAAGCAATGGCTGACCGCGTCGGACGCATGA
- a CDS encoding glycoside hydrolase family 2 TIM barrel-domain containing protein — translation MQHSSRPEQPARPPHGVSRRRLLEGGAAGFGALALSALPAALPAGSVAHAGAAPAAWEPPANGYPEWNNNIAVFDVGSEPAHTTLMPYADVEQALAGDRTRSPWRLDLDGTWRFAYADRPDDRDPDFHRTDLDDRSWDTLPVPSCWQLHGYDFPIYTNITYPWWGANGLGEEAQPPFAPSRYNPVGQYRRTFTVPRQWAGRQVFLHFEGVKSAHYVWINGEPVGYREDSFTSAEYDITRHLRPGRNQIAVEVYRFSDGDWMEDQDMIRLSGIFRSVHLFSTPTVHLRDFKLDTPLSDGWTAAELSVTASVRAYGDGRATGKGTYTVETQLYDADGHPVWSRPLLQSADLTNAPAGEDVTVRATKAVPEPKLWSAEHPNLYTAVLRLRDPAGKVTETLSHRVGFREFALKDGLMRINGRPVSLRGTNRHEMHPDRGMSLTRADMVKDIEVIKRLNMNTVRTSHYPNNPLWLELADEYGLYIVDETNLETHGIRGDYPGNRPDWTEACVARARNMVHRDKNHASAVIWSLGNEAGAGSAFVAMHDWIRSYDPTRVIQYEGDDRPGISDIRSEMYTRPAQVEQRAEDTTDTRPFVLIEYSHAMGNSNGNFKKYWDIIRRHDVLQGGWIWDFADQSLRWPTPTRKLFTETGPGRLSGEILAPSGTFDRDKGVFGGTVFERAAGLDITGSLTLEAWVTQKVSGRHQPILAKGDTQYALKQTDRSLEFFIHSGGRWITASWALPQDWTGTEHHIAGVFDAAAGTLTLYVDGEARATRTTTGRPDSNTAPLSLATDAENWTREFSGTVRRARVYARALTAAELSSASRGPGDDGVRFWFDAATVGLTERRPSEPTFLAYGGDWGDSPNDGNFVADGIVTADRRHTGKAAEIKRVHQAIDVTAGDTAAGRITVSDEYLFTDLREFDGRWALVADGETVQSGRLTRAQLAIAPLTGKEITVPFRLPDDPAPGAEYFLQLSFTTKEPTKWAEAGFEVARHQLAVDAGSPAVAPRPLDSVPVLRHDDGDSSVTVTGEDFSVTVDKGSGVITSYEAGGDRLITSGPAPNFWRAPTDNDIGNGQPRRNGTWRYAGSDRKVTDVQVRVLGDRAVEITVGGTLPTSTESTYTTTYTVFGNGEIKVDNTLHPGSADLPYIPEVGTMLFLPGRLEHLRYYGRGPEENHWDRNNGTDVGLYSGTVSAQWTPYIRPQENGNRTDVRWVALTDGSGKGLLASGEPLLEVNASHFTPEDLSVGARHDYQLTRRDEVVLRLSHRQTGVGGDDSWGAHTHDEYKLFADKDYSYTYRLRPLRNAQDAMAASRQPTSTEFSA, via the coding sequence ATGCAGCACTCGTCCCGCCCCGAGCAGCCCGCCCGCCCTCCCCATGGCGTCAGCCGCCGACGGCTTCTGGAAGGCGGAGCCGCGGGCTTCGGCGCGCTCGCGCTCTCCGCCCTCCCCGCCGCCCTCCCCGCCGGCTCCGTCGCACACGCCGGCGCCGCACCCGCCGCCTGGGAACCGCCGGCCAACGGCTATCCGGAGTGGAACAACAACATCGCCGTCTTCGACGTCGGTTCCGAGCCCGCGCACACCACGCTCATGCCGTACGCGGACGTCGAGCAGGCCCTCGCCGGTGACCGGACCCGCTCGCCGTGGCGGCTCGACCTCGACGGGACGTGGAGATTCGCCTACGCCGACCGCCCCGACGACCGCGACCCCGACTTCCACCGCACCGACCTCGACGACCGCTCCTGGGACACGCTCCCGGTGCCGTCCTGCTGGCAGCTGCACGGCTACGACTTCCCGATCTACACCAACATCACCTACCCCTGGTGGGGCGCCAACGGCCTGGGAGAGGAAGCGCAGCCGCCCTTCGCGCCGAGCCGCTACAACCCCGTGGGCCAGTACCGCCGCACATTCACCGTCCCGCGGCAGTGGGCGGGCCGACAGGTGTTCCTGCACTTCGAGGGGGTGAAGTCCGCCCACTACGTGTGGATCAACGGCGAGCCGGTGGGCTACCGCGAGGACTCCTTCACCTCCGCCGAGTACGACATCACCCGGCATCTCAGGCCCGGCCGGAACCAGATCGCGGTGGAGGTGTACCGCTTCTCCGACGGTGACTGGATGGAGGACCAGGACATGATCCGGCTGAGCGGGATCTTCCGCTCGGTCCATCTCTTCTCCACGCCCACCGTCCACCTGCGGGACTTCAAACTCGACACCCCGCTCAGCGACGGCTGGACGGCCGCCGAACTGTCCGTCACCGCCTCCGTGCGCGCCTACGGCGACGGCAGGGCCACCGGGAAGGGGACGTACACCGTCGAGACCCAGCTCTACGACGCGGACGGGCACCCCGTCTGGTCCCGCCCGCTGCTGCAGTCCGCCGACCTGACCAACGCCCCGGCCGGGGAGGACGTGACCGTGCGGGCCACCAAGGCCGTGCCGGAACCGAAACTGTGGTCCGCCGAGCACCCGAACCTCTACACCGCCGTCCTGCGGCTACGGGATCCCGCGGGCAAGGTGACCGAGACCCTCTCGCACCGGGTCGGTTTCCGGGAGTTCGCCCTGAAGGACGGGCTGATGCGCATCAACGGCAGGCCCGTCTCCCTGCGCGGCACCAACCGGCACGAGATGCACCCCGACCGGGGCATGTCGCTGACCCGCGCGGACATGGTCAAGGACATCGAGGTCATCAAGCGGCTGAACATGAACACCGTGCGCACCTCGCACTATCCCAACAACCCGCTGTGGCTGGAGCTGGCCGACGAGTACGGCCTGTACATCGTGGACGAGACCAACCTCGAGACCCACGGCATCCGCGGCGACTACCCCGGCAACCGTCCCGACTGGACCGAGGCGTGCGTGGCCCGCGCCAGGAACATGGTCCACCGCGACAAGAACCACGCCTCCGCCGTCATCTGGTCCCTCGGCAACGAGGCCGGCGCGGGCTCCGCCTTCGTCGCCATGCACGACTGGATCCGCTCCTACGACCCCACCCGGGTCATCCAGTACGAGGGCGACGACCGGCCGGGGATCAGCGACATCCGCTCGGAGATGTACACCAGGCCGGCGCAGGTCGAGCAGCGCGCCGAGGACACCACCGACACCCGGCCGTTCGTCCTGATCGAGTACTCCCACGCGATGGGCAACTCCAACGGCAACTTCAAGAAGTACTGGGACATCATCCGCCGCCACGACGTGCTGCAGGGCGGCTGGATCTGGGACTTCGCCGACCAGTCCCTGCGCTGGCCCACGCCGACGCGCAAGCTGTTCACCGAGACCGGGCCCGGGAGGCTGAGCGGCGAGATCCTCGCCCCCAGCGGCACCTTCGACCGCGACAAGGGCGTCTTCGGGGGCACCGTCTTCGAACGCGCCGCCGGCCTCGACATCACCGGCTCGCTGACACTGGAGGCCTGGGTCACGCAGAAGGTGAGCGGTCGTCACCAGCCCATTCTGGCCAAGGGCGACACCCAGTACGCGCTGAAGCAGACCGACCGCAGTCTGGAGTTCTTCATCCACTCCGGCGGCCGGTGGATCACCGCGAGCTGGGCGCTGCCGCAGGACTGGACCGGCACCGAGCACCACATCGCGGGGGTCTTCGACGCGGCGGCGGGCACGCTGACCCTCTACGTCGACGGCGAAGCCCGGGCCACCAGGACCACCACCGGGCGGCCCGACAGCAACACCGCGCCGCTCTCGCTCGCCACCGACGCGGAGAACTGGACCCGGGAGTTCAGCGGCACCGTCCGGCGGGCGCGCGTCTACGCCCGCGCCCTGACCGCGGCCGAACTCTCCTCCGCCTCCCGCGGTCCCGGCGACGACGGTGTGCGGTTCTGGTTCGACGCCGCCACCGTCGGCCTCACGGAACGCCGGCCCTCCGAGCCGACGTTCCTCGCCTACGGCGGCGACTGGGGCGACAGCCCCAACGACGGCAACTTCGTCGCCGACGGCATCGTCACCGCCGACCGCCGCCACACCGGCAAGGCCGCGGAGATCAAGCGGGTCCACCAGGCGATCGACGTGACGGCCGGCGACACGGCCGCCGGGCGGATCACCGTCTCGGACGAGTACCTGTTCACCGACCTCCGTGAGTTCGACGGCCGCTGGGCTCTGGTCGCCGACGGTGAGACGGTGCAGAGCGGCAGGCTGACCCGCGCCCAGCTCGCCATCGCGCCGCTGACCGGCAAGGAGATCACCGTCCCCTTCAGGCTCCCGGACGACCCGGCGCCGGGCGCGGAGTACTTCCTCCAGCTGTCGTTCACCACCAAGGAGCCCACCAAGTGGGCCGAGGCCGGCTTCGAGGTGGCCCGGCACCAGCTGGCCGTCGACGCCGGCAGCCCGGCCGTCGCGCCCCGGCCCCTGGACTCCGTGCCGGTGCTCCGTCACGACGACGGCGACAGCTCCGTGACAGTGACCGGCGAGGACTTCTCCGTCACCGTCGACAAGGGCAGCGGCGTCATCACCTCCTACGAGGCGGGCGGCGACCGGCTGATCACCTCGGGCCCGGCACCGAACTTCTGGCGGGCCCCGACCGACAACGACATCGGCAACGGCCAGCCGCGCCGGAACGGCACCTGGCGTTACGCCGGGAGCGACCGGAAGGTGACGGACGTCCAGGTGCGCGTGCTGGGCGACCGTGCCGTCGAGATCACGGTCGGCGGAACCCTGCCCACCTCGACGGAGTCCACCTACACCACGACCTACACGGTCTTCGGCAACGGCGAGATCAAGGTCGACAACACCCTGCACCCGGGCTCGGCGGATCTCCCGTACATCCCGGAGGTCGGCACCATGCTGTTCCTGCCCGGGCGGCTGGAGCACCTGCGCTACTACGGCCGCGGGCCCGAGGAGAACCACTGGGACCGCAACAACGGCACCGACGTGGGCCTGTACTCCGGCACCGTCTCCGCACAGTGGACGCCCTACATCCGCCCGCAGGAGAACGGCAACAGGACGGACGTGCGGTGGGTGGCGCTGACGGACGGCAGCGGCAAGGGGCTGCTCGCCTCCGGCGAGCCGCTGCTCGAGGTCAACGCCTCGCACTTCACCCCGGAGGACCTGTCGGTCGGCGCCCGCCACGACTACCAGCTGACCCGGCGGGACGAGGTCGTACTGCGGCTCAGCCACCGGCAGACAGGTGTGGGTGGTGACGACAGCTGGGGCGCGCACACGCACGACGAGTACAAACTGTTCGCCGACAAGGACTACTCCTACACCTACCGGCTGCGCCCGTTGAGGAACGCCCAGGACGCGATGGCGGCGTCACGCCAGCCGACCTCGACGGAGTTCTCCGCCTAG
- a CDS encoding SPW repeat protein: protein MTTHADIEQHPDLAEMRSRFERATTTPRAQAVETLGLVTGLFLAASPWIVGFSGLTNLAVSNLITGIAFALCMGGFSSAYERTHAMAWAACAIGAWTIISPWVVAGEMDTTRSVVSNVIVGAVALICGLAMAAAAGGRGGSGGGGRRRGPG from the coding sequence ATGACCACCCACGCAGACATCGAGCAACACCCGGACCTGGCCGAGATGCGTTCCCGCTTCGAGCGGGCGACGACCACTCCGCGCGCCCAGGCCGTGGAGACCCTGGGCCTTGTCACCGGTCTCTTCCTGGCGGCATCCCCATGGATCGTCGGCTTCAGCGGACTGACCAACCTGGCCGTGAGCAACCTGATCACCGGTATCGCCTTCGCCCTGTGCATGGGCGGTTTCAGCTCCGCGTACGAGCGCACCCACGCCATGGCGTGGGCGGCATGCGCCATCGGCGCATGGACGATCATTTCCCCATGGGTCGTCGCCGGAGAGATGGACACGACCCGCAGCGTCGTCAGCAACGTCATCGTCGGTGCGGTCGCACTGATCTGCGGCCTGGCCATGGCCGCTGCGGCAGGCGGACGCGGTGGCAGCGGCGGCGGCGGCCGCAGGCGCGGCCCCGGCTGA
- a CDS encoding alpha/beta fold hydrolase, with protein MPRIELNTGKDATVELHYEDFGSGRPVVLVHGWPLSSRSWEKQLAPLVESGYRVITYDRRGFGQSSQPWDGYEYDTLADDLGALLVHLDLTDVTLVGFSMGGGEVVRYISIYGTGRVRQAVLAAAVPPYLYRSAHNPEGGLDDATISRFEVAVLEDRPAFIDGFVTDFFRVGERTDLVSAAQHAYNVGLAAVASPKGTLDCIAAFARTDFRDDLAAVDVPTLVVHGDSDAIVPFEVSGRRTHESLVDSRLVLIEGAPHGLNVTHADRFNQALLEFLAS; from the coding sequence ATGCCGAGGATCGAACTGAACACCGGTAAAGACGCCACCGTCGAACTCCACTACGAGGACTTCGGCAGCGGAAGACCGGTCGTACTCGTCCACGGCTGGCCGCTGAGCAGCCGCTCGTGGGAGAAGCAGCTGGCGCCGCTGGTGGAGTCCGGTTATCGCGTCATCACCTATGACCGCCGTGGATTCGGGCAGTCGTCGCAGCCGTGGGACGGCTATGAATACGACACCCTCGCGGACGACCTCGGCGCCCTTCTCGTCCATCTCGACCTCACCGATGTGACGCTGGTCGGCTTCTCCATGGGCGGTGGGGAGGTGGTCCGCTACATCAGCATCTACGGGACCGGGCGGGTCAGGCAGGCCGTGCTGGCGGCCGCCGTACCGCCGTATCTCTACCGGTCCGCGCACAACCCCGAAGGAGGCCTGGACGACGCCACGATCAGCCGCTTCGAGGTGGCTGTCCTCGAGGACCGGCCGGCCTTCATCGACGGGTTCGTCACCGACTTCTTCCGGGTCGGCGAGCGCACCGACCTGGTCAGTGCGGCGCAGCACGCCTACAACGTCGGCCTCGCCGCCGTGGCCTCCCCCAAGGGCACGCTCGACTGCATCGCGGCGTTCGCGCGCACCGACTTCCGCGACGACCTCGCCGCGGTGGACGTGCCGACCCTGGTCGTCCACGGGGACTCCGACGCCATCGTCCCCTTCGAGGTCAGCGGCAGGCGCACGCACGAGAGCCTCGTCGACAGCCGCCTGGTGCTGATCGAGGGCGCTCCCCACGGGCTGAACGTGACGCACGCGGACCGGTTCAACCAGGCGCTCCTGGAATTCCTCGCCTCCTGA